One Phyllostomus discolor isolate MPI-MPIP mPhyDis1 chromosome 10, mPhyDis1.pri.v3, whole genome shotgun sequence genomic window carries:
- the PRR15 gene encoding proline-rich protein 15, protein MADSSATGSSGPWWKSLTNSRKKSKDATAGMQPPAQPAPGEPAPPARPAPPAPPSPDWTNSSQENQHPNLLSSTGEPHKPDKFCVEKSGHSRRNLKISRSGRFKEKRKVRATLLPEGVRSQEEAGFPGDPQDDKQ, encoded by the coding sequence ATGGCCGACAGCAGTGCCACGGGCAGCTCTGGCCCTTGGTGGAAATCGCTAacgaacagcaggaagaaaagcaaggacgCCACAGCCGGGAtgcagcctccagcccagcctgcccccgGGGAGCCCGCACCACCGGCACGGCCAGCACCGCCTGCACCGCCGAGCCCAGACTGGACTAACAGCTCCCAGGAGAATCAACACCCCAATCTCCTCTCAAGCACCGGGGAGCCCCACAAGCCAGACAAGTTCTGCGTAGAGAAATCAGGCCACAGCCGCCGCAACTTGAAGATCTCGCGCTCTGGGCGCtttaaggagaagaggaaagttcGCGCCACTCTGCTCCCGGAGGGAGTCAGGtcccaggaggaggcaggcttCCCTGGTGACCCCCAGGACGACAAGCAGTAA